In Thermorudis peleae, a genomic segment contains:
- a CDS encoding bifunctional nuclease family protein, whose amino-acid sequence MIETVVESIRVSLVTQHRVVLLREVGGDRHLPIWIGPFEAEAIAMAIQGVTSARPLPYDLLRTVIAEMGGEITEVAVTDLAQDVFYARIVIALNGRRIEIDSRPSDAIALAVRAKVPIYVDESVMERAGVQLEADEEAEAEPEPPEAERIEEGSSFDADLSVFREFINSLDLDDLDKK is encoded by the coding sequence ATGATTGAGACGGTCGTCGAAAGCATTCGAGTAAGCCTTGTCACCCAACATCGTGTCGTGCTCTTGCGCGAGGTCGGCGGTGACCGCCATCTTCCGATCTGGATTGGCCCCTTTGAGGCTGAAGCGATCGCAATGGCCATTCAAGGTGTCACGTCTGCTCGCCCGCTGCCGTATGACCTCCTGCGCACGGTCATTGCTGAGATGGGCGGCGAGATCACCGAAGTTGCTGTCACTGACCTTGCGCAAGATGTCTTCTACGCGCGCATCGTCATTGCCCTCAATGGTCGACGCATTGAGATCGACAGCCGGCCGAGCGATGCCATTGCGCTTGCCGTGCGCGCAAAGGTGCCGATCTACGTCGACGAGAGCGTGATGGAGCGGGCTGGCGTCCAGCTTGAAGCTGATGAAGAAGCTGAGGCAGAGCCAGAACCGCCCGAGGCCGAGCGGATCGAAGAAGGAAGCTCGTTTGACGCCGACCTTTCGGTCTTCCGTGAATTCATTAACTCGCTCGACCTTGACGATCTCGATAAGAAGTAG
- a CDS encoding sigma-70 family RNA polymerase sigma factor, with amino-acid sequence MEERLKEEAVQYLDALYRTAVRLTHNAADAEDLVQETYVRALGALDQFEPGTNLRAWLFRILMNTFINHYRRRQRQPVATSLDTMSDFTLHQQRADFQQRLPEEQPEQAVLDQLAVEEVLHAIDALPLEFRQVVWLADVEGFRYREIADILKIPIGTVMSRLHRARRRLQDVLAPAAAQPCGCCGE; translated from the coding sequence GTGGAGGAACGCCTGAAGGAAGAGGCGGTACAGTATCTTGATGCGCTCTATCGCACTGCAGTCCGACTGACACACAATGCCGCCGACGCCGAAGATCTGGTGCAGGAAACCTATGTCCGTGCTCTTGGCGCGCTTGATCAATTCGAGCCAGGAACAAACTTGCGCGCGTGGTTGTTTCGCATCTTGATGAATACCTTTATCAATCACTACCGACGCCGACAACGCCAACCGGTAGCGACGTCCTTGGATACGATGAGTGATTTCACGCTGCATCAGCAACGCGCCGATTTCCAGCAGCGCTTGCCGGAAGAACAGCCCGAGCAAGCCGTGCTCGATCAGCTTGCGGTCGAAGAGGTGCTGCATGCTATTGATGCACTCCCGCTTGAATTCCGGCAAGTCGTCTGGCTTGCTGATGTTGAAGGGTTTCGCTATCGCGAGATCGCGGATATTCTCAAGATCCCAATCGGAACCGTGATGTCACGTCTCCATCGTGCCCGCCGGCGTCTTCAAGACGTGCTGGCGCCCGCCGCTGCGCAGCCGTGTGGGTGCTGCGGGGAGTAG
- a CDS encoding anti-sigma factor family protein translates to MVSCRDRAQWLYPYLDGELEPPMQAEVEAHLAQCPACRDEVRQTAAVLARVGTCGRCVCAPDALVERVRRLLHVEPR, encoded by the coding sequence ATGGTGAGCTGTCGCGATCGTGCGCAATGGCTCTACCCGTATCTTGACGGGGAACTTGAACCGCCGATGCAGGCCGAAGTCGAGGCACACCTTGCGCAATGTCCTGCGTGCCGCGACGAGGTTCGCCAGACGGCTGCCGTGCTCGCTCGCGTTGGCACCTGTGGCCGATGTGTGTGTGCTCCTGATGCGCTGGTTGAACGGGTGCGGCGACTGCTTCACGTTGAACCACGGTGA
- a CDS encoding DUF1992 domain-containing protein, with protein MWWYEKLVEDRIKQAQEEGAFRNLPGEGKPLPRDDEPQNEFWAAHRLLRKNGVLPDWLQLRKEIWEEKRIVWEAYDEYWEAAARLDPNDPGHAAILRRLERRFSELARLLNKKIDLHNLRCPSMEHELIRIPEDLIARERARRATHRGST; from the coding sequence ATGTGGTGGTACGAAAAGCTCGTCGAAGACCGGATCAAGCAAGCGCAAGAAGAGGGTGCATTTCGCAACCTGCCTGGAGAAGGTAAACCGCTGCCACGCGATGATGAGCCGCAGAATGAGTTCTGGGCGGCCCATCGGCTCTTGCGTAAGAACGGCGTGTTGCCGGACTGGCTTCAGCTGCGTAAGGAAATCTGGGAAGAAAAGCGGATCGTTTGGGAAGCCTACGACGAGTATTGGGAAGCAGCAGCACGGCTTGACCCGAATGATCCGGGCCATGCAGCTATTCTTCGCCGGCTCGAGCGGCGGTTCAGCGAGCTTGCCCGCTTGCTGAACAAGAAGATCGATTTGCACAACCTGCGTTGCCCGTCAATGGAGCACGAGCTTATTCGCATTCCCGAGGATTTAATCGCGCGTGAGCGGGCTCGACGCGCCACTCACCGTGGTTCAACGTGA
- a CDS encoding NAD(P)H-dependent oxidoreductase subunit E, giving the protein MESQTSKSQAIDLAPLRAVLEEKFRPRDSQEAQELIVMACQEAQALYGWVPPEAAQCIADHLGTTINRVYGLLTFYADFRTTPPGEHFLWLCGGAACYVMGAPKLIELLREQYQLTDHGVSPDGKLTLHIFNGCLGVCDLAPVIQVDHHHYWGHLTPEKLRDALEALRADGVAEEQTHGATE; this is encoded by the coding sequence GTGGAATCGCAGACGAGCAAGTCCCAGGCGATCGATCTCGCCCCCTTGCGAGCCGTCCTTGAAGAGAAATTTCGCCCTCGCGATAGCCAGGAAGCCCAAGAACTCATCGTCATGGCTTGTCAGGAAGCGCAAGCGCTCTACGGGTGGGTACCGCCGGAGGCTGCCCAGTGCATTGCCGATCACCTCGGCACGACGATCAATCGCGTCTATGGCCTCTTGACGTTTTACGCTGACTTCCGCACAACGCCTCCCGGCGAGCATTTCCTCTGGCTCTGTGGCGGCGCTGCGTGCTATGTCATGGGCGCACCGAAGCTGATCGAGCTCTTACGGGAACAGTATCAACTGACCGATCATGGTGTCAGCCCCGATGGGAAGCTGACCCTCCATATTTTTAACGGTTGTTTGGGTGTGTGTGACCTCGCGCCGGTTATCCAGGTTGATCACCATCACTATTGGGGCCATCTGACCCCGGAGAAATTACGTGACGCGCTGGAGGCTCTACGGGCTGATGGCGTGGCTGAGGAGCAGACACATGGAGCGACTGAGTAG
- a CDS encoding complex I 51 kDa subunit family protein, translating into MERLSSRQAFDEYVAREQARWESLWNGDQWVVSVGISECSIAKGAEETYRHLSLILAQEGIPHVLRRVGCAGWCFAEPYVEVRVPGAPPIVYAQITTERVPELVHALRQGNLKPEWALGVRGEQGFDGIPPLHAHPFLAKQRRLLFADAGVIDPESISDYIARGGYQALRKALFEMTPEEVVAEVKAANLRGRGGAGFPAGIKWESGRRTQAWPKYVVVNSHEGEFNVYKDRRLLESNPHLVLEGLIIGCYALETPYGYNYIGGEHALALKRFQHAVEEAYALGLLGDNILGTGFSCHVRVRTGGGAYICGEGSALMYAIMGYRGQPRTKPPRSVEEGLWKRPTVLNNTETFANVPGIIRNGGKWYASIGPENSPGTKLVTMQGPLVRLGVAEIEMGLSLRELIFDVYGGMREGYRFKGIQMGGVSSGPLREDELDVGVDFDSLDKAGVMLGSGGFVVFDDRICAVDFARFLVAFSRYESCAKCNPCRLGNPALLEILDRIRYGEGRPEDIDLIKETSKHIIELSLCGLGQVAPMPALGMLRAFPEEFEAHIREKRCPAGVCPIGEPAELAAASAD; encoded by the coding sequence ATGGAGCGACTGAGTAGCCGTCAGGCGTTTGACGAGTACGTTGCGCGCGAGCAGGCTCGCTGGGAGTCTCTCTGGAATGGCGACCAGTGGGTCGTTTCTGTTGGAATCAGCGAATGTAGCATTGCCAAGGGTGCTGAGGAAACCTATCGCCATCTCTCGCTCATCCTTGCTCAAGAGGGCATTCCCCATGTCCTCCGCCGTGTCGGCTGTGCTGGGTGGTGCTTCGCTGAGCCGTATGTTGAAGTGCGGGTGCCTGGCGCTCCACCGATTGTCTATGCGCAGATTACGACCGAGCGTGTTCCCGAGCTTGTCCACGCGCTGCGCCAGGGGAATCTGAAGCCGGAGTGGGCGTTGGGGGTCCGCGGGGAGCAAGGCTTCGACGGCATCCCACCGCTTCACGCGCATCCGTTTTTAGCCAAGCAGCGTCGGCTACTCTTCGCTGATGCTGGGGTCATTGACCCTGAATCCATCAGTGACTACATCGCCCGCGGTGGCTATCAAGCCTTGCGCAAGGCGCTTTTTGAAATGACGCCGGAAGAGGTTGTGGCCGAAGTCAAGGCTGCGAACCTGCGTGGTCGCGGCGGCGCGGGCTTCCCCGCTGGTATCAAGTGGGAGAGCGGCCGCCGAACTCAGGCCTGGCCCAAGTACGTCGTGGTCAATAGCCACGAGGGCGAGTTCAACGTGTACAAGGACCGGCGCTTGCTCGAATCGAACCCGCATCTTGTGCTTGAAGGCTTGATCATCGGCTGCTATGCGCTCGAAACCCCGTATGGCTACAACTACATCGGCGGCGAACACGCACTTGCCCTCAAGCGCTTTCAGCATGCTGTTGAAGAAGCCTATGCGCTTGGCCTACTTGGCGACAACATTCTTGGCACAGGCTTTAGCTGCCATGTCCGGGTTCGAACCGGTGGTGGTGCGTACATTTGTGGCGAAGGTTCAGCCTTGATGTATGCCATCATGGGCTACCGTGGACAGCCACGCACAAAGCCACCGCGCTCTGTTGAGGAAGGTCTCTGGAAGCGCCCGACGGTGCTCAACAACACCGAAACCTTTGCCAATGTGCCTGGCATCATTCGGAACGGTGGCAAGTGGTATGCCAGCATCGGGCCTGAGAACAGCCCGGGCACGAAACTCGTAACGATGCAAGGCCCTCTTGTCCGCCTTGGGGTTGCCGAAATTGAAATGGGCCTCTCGCTTCGTGAGCTGATTTTTGACGTCTATGGTGGGATGCGCGAAGGCTATCGCTTTAAGGGCATTCAGATGGGCGGGGTTTCGTCTGGCCCGTTGCGCGAAGACGAGTTAGATGTCGGCGTCGATTTCGACTCGCTTGACAAAGCGGGGGTGATGCTCGGCTCTGGAGGCTTCGTCGTCTTCGACGACCGGATCTGTGCGGTCGACTTCGCACGCTTCCTGGTCGCGTTCAGTCGCTATGAGTCGTGTGCAAAGTGCAATCCGTGCCGGCTGGGCAACCCCGCGCTGCTCGAAATCCTTGACCGCATTCGCTACGGCGAGGGTCGGCCGGAGGATATCGACCTCATCAAGGAGACCAGCAAGCACATCATCGAGCTGTCACTCTGTGGCCTTGGGCAAGTTGCACCAATGCCAGCGCTCGGCATGCTTCGGGCGTTCCCCGAAGAGTTTGAGGCCCATATCCGCGAAAAGCGGTGCCCAGCCGGTGTCTGTCCGATTGGCGAGCCGGCGGAGCTTGCTGCAGCCAGCGCTGACTAG